One region of Chryseobacterium sp. SORGH_AS_0447 genomic DNA includes:
- a CDS encoding MBL fold metallo-hydrolase: protein MKLKFLGTGTSQGVPVIGCTCEVCTSENPKDSRLRSSVMVTTDENRKILIDCGPDFRQQMLTNGENHIDLALLTHEHNDHVIGLDDMRPLIFKTGKDMPLYCYSRVGNEVKKRFPYAFADVRYPGAPAFELHEIENKPFKVLDIEITPVEVIHFKITAFGYRFKDLAYITDAGFISDTEKEKLKNLDVLIINCIRKFDPHPAHFILPDAISLFEEVQPKKMFLTHLSHHFGLHDVEDKQLPAGMHLAYDGLEINF, encoded by the coding sequence ATGAAGTTGAAATTTTTAGGAACGGGAACTTCCCAGGGCGTACCCGTTATCGGCTGCACCTGCGAGGTATGTACTTCGGAAAATCCGAAAGACAGCCGGCTGCGGTCTTCCGTAATGGTGACCACCGATGAAAACAGGAAAATCCTTATCGACTGCGGCCCCGATTTCAGGCAGCAGATGCTGACGAACGGGGAAAACCATATCGATCTTGCCCTGCTTACCCACGAACATAATGATCACGTGATCGGTCTTGATGACATGCGCCCGCTGATTTTCAAAACAGGAAAAGACATGCCGCTGTACTGTTATTCAAGAGTGGGAAATGAGGTTAAGAAACGCTTTCCCTATGCTTTTGCCGACGTGCGGTATCCCGGCGCTCCGGCATTTGAGCTGCACGAAATTGAAAATAAGCCTTTCAAGGTTCTGGATATTGAAATTACACCGGTGGAAGTTATCCATTTTAAAATTACAGCCTTCGGGTATCGGTTTAAGGACCTTGCCTACATCACCGATGCCGGTTTTATTTCAGATACGGAAAAAGAAAAATTAAAAAATTTAGACGTTCTGATCATCAACTGTATCCGGAAGTTTGATCCGCACCCGGCTCATTTTATCCTTCCGGACGCTATTTCTCTGTTTGAAGAAGTTCAACCGAAAAAAATGTTTCTTACCCATCTTAGCCATCATTTTGGGCTACATGATGTTGAAGATAAACAACTTCCGGCCGGAATGCACCTTGCCTACGACGGTCTGGAGATTAATTTTTAA
- a CDS encoding helix-turn-helix domain-containing protein has translation MKIYEKIREYSKGKGETMKEIADKYGVTPQAIQMYFSGKNAMPLNFLAWYIEEHPDIDLYALFSKEHNQIVSEPRAEYHKKYRKQHVIDRIISILEEEL, from the coding sequence ATGAAAATTTACGAAAAGATCCGTGAGTACAGCAAGGGAAAAGGCGAAACCATGAAAGAAATTGCAGATAAATACGGAGTAACACCACAGGCCATCCAAATGTATTTTTCCGGCAAAAACGCAATGCCTCTTAATTTTTTAGCCTGGTATATCGAAGAGCACCCCGATATTGATTTATATGCACTTTTCAGTAAAGAACATAACCAGATTGTTTCCGAACCAAGAGCTGAATATCATAAAAAATACAGAAAGCAGCACGTGATCGACCGGATCATCAGCATTCTGGAAGAGGAACTGTAG
- a CDS encoding deoxyribodipyrimidine photo-lyase: MSEKEKINIFWFRRDLRLEDNCGLSEALKSGLKVLPIFIYDKGILDKLENKSDKRVDYFHRALKEIHEELKKHKSGLTTFHDKPLDAFKKLTKDFEIDTVFCNEDYEPEAIQRDKDVVDFLEKKNIQLKSYKDQVVFHKDEVAKKDGKPYTVYTPYSKKWKEVLKSEKIKNYSTNFSEFLQYSAPKYPNLKDIGFQETDIQDEKPTLKKSIIEDYGKYRNFPGMDHTTHLGVALRFGTISVRKCVQYALKHNETWLNELIWREFFMQILYHFPKVVKQPFKDKYENIKWRNDEKEFKLWCEGKTGYPIVDAGIRQLNEVGFMHNRVRMVVASFLTKHLLIDWRWGEAYFAEKLLDYELSSNNGNWQWVAGCGCDAAPYFRVFNPSEQTKKFDKDQKYIKEWLDEEDLKTEPIVEHTAARKRALEVYGKAVKA; the protein is encoded by the coding sequence TAAAGGAATTCTCGATAAGCTGGAAAACAAATCCGATAAGAGGGTAGACTATTTCCACCGCGCGCTGAAAGAAATTCATGAAGAACTGAAAAAGCACAAAAGCGGCCTGACTACTTTTCATGACAAGCCTTTGGACGCATTCAAAAAACTGACGAAAGATTTTGAGATTGATACGGTTTTCTGCAATGAAGATTATGAGCCGGAAGCCATCCAACGTGATAAGGACGTCGTTGATTTTCTGGAAAAGAAAAATATTCAATTGAAATCCTATAAAGATCAGGTGGTTTTTCATAAAGATGAAGTTGCGAAGAAAGACGGTAAACCATATACCGTTTATACGCCTTATTCTAAAAAATGGAAAGAAGTTCTGAAATCTGAAAAGATCAAAAATTACAGCACCAATTTTTCTGAATTTTTACAGTATTCTGCTCCAAAATATCCTAATTTGAAAGATATAGGATTCCAAGAGACAGATATTCAAGATGAAAAGCCAACCCTCAAAAAATCGATCATTGAGGATTACGGCAAATACAGAAATTTTCCCGGGATGGATCATACGACCCATTTGGGTGTTGCCCTGCGTTTCGGGACCATCTCCGTTCGGAAATGTGTACAATATGCTTTAAAACATAATGAAACCTGGCTGAACGAATTGATCTGGAGGGAGTTTTTCATGCAGATCCTGTATCATTTTCCAAAAGTGGTTAAACAGCCTTTTAAAGATAAATATGAAAACATTAAATGGCGGAATGATGAAAAGGAGTTTAAACTGTGGTGCGAAGGAAAAACCGGTTATCCTATCGTGGATGCAGGAATACGGCAGCTGAATGAAGTGGGATTTATGCATAACCGTGTGAGAATGGTGGTTGCGAGTTTTCTTACCAAGCATCTGCTGATCGACTGGCGGTGGGGAGAAGCTTATTTTGCCGAAAAGCTCCTGGATTATGAGCTGTCTTCCAATAACGGGAACTGGCAGTGGGTGGCAGGATGCGGTTGTGATGCAGCTCCTTATTTCAGAGTGTTTAATCCTTCCGAACAGACAAAAAAGTTCGATAAGGACCAAAAGTACATCAAAGAATGGTTGGATGAGGAAGACTTAAAAACCGAGCCTATCGTAGAACATACCGCTGCCCGGAAAAGAGCATTGGAGGTCTATGGGAAAGCTGTGAAAGCATGA